The following proteins are co-located in the Escherichia fergusonii ATCC 35469 genome:
- the truD gene encoding tRNA pseudouridine(13) synthase TruD translates to MIEFDNLTYLHGKPQGTGLLKANPEDFVVVEDLGFEPDGEGEHILVRILKNGCNTRFVADALAKFLKIHAREVSFAGQKDKHAVTEQWFCARVPGKEMPDLSAFQLEGCQVLEYARHKRKLRLGALKGNAFTLVLRDVSNRDDVEQRLIDICVKGVPNYFGAQRFGIGGSNLQGALRWAQTNTPVRDRNKRSFWLSAARSALFNQIVAERLKKADVNQVVDGDALQLAGRGSWFVATTEELAELQRRVNDKELMITAALPGSGEWGTQREALAFEQAAVAEETELQTLLVREKVEAARRAMLLYPQQLSWNWWDDVTVEIRFWLPAGSFATSVVRELINTTGEYAHIAE, encoded by the coding sequence ATGATTGAGTTTGATAATCTCACTTACCTCCACGGTAAACCGCAAGGCACCGGGCTACTGAAAGCTAACCCGGAAGACTTTGTAGTGGTGGAAGATTTAGGCTTCGAGCCTGATGGTGAAGGTGAACATATTCTGGTTAGAATCCTCAAAAACGGCTGTAATACCCGTTTTGTGGCGGATGCACTGGCGAAATTCCTGAAAATTCATGCCCGTGAAGTCAGCTTCGCAGGGCAAAAAGATAAACATGCTGTTACGGAACAGTGGTTTTGTGCACGAGTGCCAGGTAAAGAGATGCCGGATCTCAGTGCTTTTCAACTGGAAGGCTGCCAGGTGCTGGAGTATGCGCGACACAAGCGTAAGTTGCGTTTAGGCGCACTAAAAGGTAATGCCTTCACTCTGGTGCTGCGCGATGTAAGCAACCGTGACGATGTTGAACAACGTCTCATCGATATTTGCGTAAAAGGCGTGCCTAACTATTTTGGTGCTCAGCGTTTTGGTATTGGCGGTAGCAACTTGCAGGGCGCGCTGCGCTGGGCGCAAACCAATACTCCGGTGCGCGATCGCAATAAACGTAGTTTTTGGTTGTCGGCAGCCCGCAGTGCGTTGTTTAATCAGATTGTTGCTGAGCGCCTCAAAAAAGCAGACGTTAATCAAGTTGTTGACGGCGATGCGCTACAATTAGCCGGACGTGGTAGCTGGTTTGTCGCAACCACCGAAGAACTGGCGGAATTACAGCGTCGCGTCAACGATAAAGAGCTGATGATAACCGCCGCATTGCCGGGCAGTGGCGAATGGGGAACTCAGCGTGAAGCGCTGGCATTCGAACAAGCCGCTGTCGCTGAAGAAACTGAATTACAAACCTTACTGGTGCGCGAAAAAGTTGAAGCCGCGCGCAGAGCGATGCTGCTATATCCGCAACAATTAAGCTGGAACTGGTGGGATGATGTCACCGTAGAAATCCGTTTCTGGCTTCCGGCAGGCAGTTTTGCGACCAGCGTTGTCAGGGAACTAATCAACACAACAGGTGAATATGCGCATATTGCTGAGTAA
- the ispD gene encoding 2-C-methyl-D-erythritol 4-phosphate cytidylyltransferase, with amino-acid sequence MAATNIDVCAVVPAAGYGRRMQTECPKQYLSIGNKTILEHSVHALLAHPRVTRVIIVISPGDSRFAQLPLANHPQITVVDGGEERADSVLAGIKAVGDAEWVLVHDAARPCLHQDDLARLLTLSETSRTGGILAAPVRDTMKRAEPGKNAIAHTVDRSGLWHALTPQFFPRELLHDCLTRALNEGATITDEASALEYCGFHPQLVEGRADNIKVTRPEDLALAEFYLTRTIHQENT; translated from the coding sequence ATGGCAGCCACTAATATTGACGTTTGCGCCGTGGTGCCGGCGGCTGGCTATGGCCGCCGTATGCAAACGGAATGTCCTAAGCAGTATCTCTCAATCGGTAATAAAACCATTCTTGAACACTCGGTGCATGCGCTACTGGCGCATCCCCGGGTAACGCGTGTCATCATTGTGATAAGTCCCGGCGACAGCCGCTTTGCGCAACTTCCACTGGCAAATCATCCGCAAATCACCGTTGTTGACGGTGGCGAAGAACGTGCCGATTCCGTTTTGGCTGGTATTAAAGCCGTGGGGGATGCCGAATGGGTGCTGGTGCATGACGCTGCACGTCCTTGTCTTCATCAGGATGATCTTGCACGCCTTTTAACCCTTAGCGAAACCAGCCGCACGGGCGGCATTCTCGCCGCACCAGTGCGCGATACCATGAAACGCGCCGAACCGGGCAAAAATGCCATTGCTCATACCGTTGATCGCAGCGGCTTATGGCACGCGCTGACGCCGCAGTTTTTCCCTCGTGAGCTGTTACATGATTGTCTGACGCGTGCATTAAATGAAGGCGCTACTATTACCGACGAAGCCTCGGCGCTGGAATATTGTGGATTTCATCCGCAGCTGGTTGAAGGCCGCGCAGATAACATTAAAGTCACGCGCCCGGAAGATTTGGCACTGGCCGAGTTTTACCTCACCCGAACCATCCATCAGGAGAATACATAA
- the ispF gene encoding 2-C-methyl-D-erythritol 2,4-cyclodiphosphate synthase: MRIGHGFDVHAFGGEGPIIIGGVRIPYEKGLLAHSDGDVALHALTDALLGAAALGDIGKLFPDTDPAFKGADSRELLREAWRRIQAKGYTLGNVDVTIIAQAPKMLPHIPQMRVFIAEDLGCHMDDVNVKATTTEKLGFTGRGEGIACEAVALLIKATK, from the coding sequence ATGCGAATTGGACACGGTTTTGACGTACACGCCTTTGGCGGTGAAGGCCCAATTATCATTGGTGGCGTACGCATTCCTTACGAAAAAGGATTGCTGGCGCATTCTGATGGCGACGTAGCGCTCCATGCGTTGACCGATGCATTACTTGGTGCAGCGGCGCTGGGGGATATTGGTAAGCTGTTCCCGGATACTGATCCCGCATTTAAAGGCGCCGACAGCCGCGAATTGCTGCGCGAAGCCTGGCGTCGTATTCAGGCGAAGGGGTATACCCTCGGTAACGTCGATGTCACTATCATCGCTCAGGCACCGAAGATGTTGCCGCATATTCCACAAATGCGCGTGTTTATTGCCGAAGATCTCGGCTGCCATATGGATGATGTTAACGTGAAAGCCACTACTACGGAAAAACTTGGATTTACCGGACGTGGGGAAGGGATTGCCTGTGAAGCGGTGGCGCTACTCATTAAGGCAACAAAATGA